One genomic region from Prunus persica cultivar Lovell chromosome G3, Prunus_persica_NCBIv2, whole genome shotgun sequence encodes:
- the LOC109947958 gene encoding uncharacterized protein LOC109947958, with product MHKGADSIEKYLLRLKTARDQLVAVGEHITYDDVVITALNGLPQDYDMIRIVLLARDSTIGLKDLRAQLLNAERQAEIRMLALSHSMNTMMATRASSQHTFGGYNSGGAKHFSQGSSSTQGSSSRPHNGYNGSQFRSSPQSDRFKSLGYHGSRFYSDKHGSNSSGFKQQWGPSSGSKPHVILECQLCSKRGHATANCFYHNTTDSNSSPVIQCQICGKKGHGALDCYHRANFAFQGQPLPASLQAMTAYAQGFESQDNWIADTGATHHMTPNLSVLETAPPYDQDDKIIVGNGEGQGNKGSSSQRKE from the exons ATGCACAAAGGTGCTGATTCTATTGAAAAGTATTTGCTTCGGCTTAAGACAGCTCGTGACCAGTTAGTTGCGGTTGGTGAACATATTACTTATGATGATGTGGTTATCACTGCTCTTAATGGTCTTCCTCAAGACTATGACATGATTCGCATTGTGTTGCTTGCTCGTGATTCAACCATTGGTCTCAAAGATCTTCGAGCTCAGTTGCTTAATGCAGAGAGACAAGCTGAAATTCGTATGCTTGCTCTTTCTCATTCTATGAACACCATGATGGCTACGCGTGCTTCTTCTCAGCATACTTTTGGTGGTTATAATTCTGGTGGTGCAAAACATTTTTCTCAAGGTTCCAGCTCAACTCAGGGTTCTAGCTCAAGACCTCATAATGGATACAATGGTTCCCAGTTTCGATCTTCTCCTCAGTCTGACAGATTCAAGTCACTTGGATATCATGGTTCTCGATTTTATTCCGACAAGCATGGTTCTAACTCTTCTGGTTTCAAGCAACAATGGGGTCCATCTTCTGGTTCTAAGCCTCATGTTATCCTAGAATGTCAACTCTGTAGTAAGAGGGGTCATGCTACTGCCAACTGTTTTTATCACAATACTACTGATTCAAACTCTTCTCCTGTTATTCAGTGTCAGATTTGTGGTAAAAAAGGCCACGGTGCTCTTGATTGCTACCATCGAGCtaattttgcttttcaagGACAACCACTACCAGCTTCTCTCCAGGCTATGACTGCTTACGCACAAGGGTTTGAGTCTCAAGACAATTGGATTGCTGACACAGGAGCAACTCATCACATGACACCAAATTTATCCGTGCTTGAGACTGCTCCTCCATATGATCAAGATGACAAGATAATTGTTGGCAATGGGGAAG GACAAGGCAACAAGGGCAGTTCTTCTCAAAGGAAGGAGTAG
- the LOC18780749 gene encoding mitogen-activated protein kinase kinase kinase 5, whose amino-acid sequence MKRKAEIKVEVKIKKQRNCRRNHGVNWVRGELIGRGRYGSVHLATSAKPITRFGRRPEIMVVKSSNGVPCLRSVQHEAEVLIKLKGCPSIIECFGGQFTADENGEKVYNLFLEYASGGSLDHLIKKSDGCGLPESKVKWYTRSILEGVKHIHQCDYVHCDLTSENILLVPTTTSCGSTSLVAKVADFKLAKRTKEKVGGSGCRGSPIYLSPEALLDKLQDQPYEIWSVGCIVLEMLTGKPSWDKSYYWKPQDFLDMLVFNSPKIPAKISKEGRDFLKICLAFNPYKRLTTEELLSHPFVAQSIPPEEYNGSSQSDIASVTLSSSSEEVTVL is encoded by the coding sequence ATGAAAAGAAAGGCAGAAATAAAAGTAgaagtaaaaataaagaagcagAGGAATTGCAGGCGTAATCATGGAGTGAACTGGGTAAGAGGAGAGCTGATCGGAAGAGGAAGATATGGGTCTGTTCATCTTGCCACTTCCGCGAAACCCATAACACGGTTTGGTCGTAGGCCTGAAATTATGGTGGTGAAATCGTCTAACGGGGTGCCGTGTTTAAGGTCTGTTCAGCATGAGGCAGAGGTTCTCATCAAACTTAAGGGCTGCCCTTCTATTATTGAGTGCTTTGGTGGACAATTCACCGCCGATGAGAATGGTGAGAAGGTTTACAATTTGTTCTTGGAATATGCCTCTGGCGGAAGCCTTGATCATCTGATCAAGAAATCCGACGGTTGTGGATTGCCGGAATCTAAGGTTAAGTGGTATACTAGGTCAATTCTTGAAGGGGTTAAGCACATTCACCAGTGTGATTATGTTCACTGCGATTTGACCTCGGAGAACATTCTGCTTGTGCCTACCACCACAAGTTGTGGAAGTACTAGTTTGGTGGCAAAGGTAGCCGATTTCAAATTGGCTaagagaacaaaagaaaaggtggGTGGATCTGGATGTAGAGGCTCTCCTATATATCTGTCCCCAGAAGCTTTACTTGACAAGTTGCAGGATCAGCCCTATGAAATTTGGTCTGTTGGTTGCATTGTGCTTGAGATGCTCACCGGGAAGCCCTCATGGGATAAGAGTTATTATTGGAAGCCTCAGGATTTCCTAGACATGCTGGTTTTTAACTCTCCCAAGATTCCAGCTAAAATCTCAAAGGAGGGGAGGGATTTTCTAAAGATCTGCCTAGCCTTCAATCCCTATAAAAGGTTAACTACTGAAGAGCTCTTATCTCATCCGTTTGTTGCTCAGTCAATACCACCAGAAGAATATAATGGATCTTCACAATCTGATATTGCAAGTGTAACTTTGAGTTCAAGCAGTGAAGAAGTGACAGTGCTTTGA